Below is a window of Deinococcus fonticola DNA.
CGGTTCGCCGCGCGGGAAGCGCCTCGGCACAGAGTATTGACGGTGGAGCGATGACGGTTTCATAGGCGTGTCCCTCATGCCCGGCGGGCCCTGCCGCGCGAGACTGCACTTCCCACAGGGAAAGGAGCTGCACCATGACCGATCCAGGAGACCGCGCCACCACCGACGCCAACGTTCGCCGCGACTTGCCCGACGCTGCCCCTGAAACCGTGAACTCCGGCATCGGCGAGGAAGGCCACGACGACAAGATCAAGAACAACGAGCGCGAACAGGCCCGCATCAACAGCCAGAATCCAGATCCGCTCGACAAGTAAAGCCAACGAAAAGAGGCCGCAAGGAGCGAACTTGCGGCCTCTTTTTTGGATGGTCAACCCAGGTCGGTTTTCGAGTACAGCGCCGTCACCTGTAAGTTCAAGGCCTCCAGGGCGGCCTTCCCTCCCTGCTCGCGGTCAATCACGCACAGGACGTGTTCGACGACCGCGCCGCGCTCCCGCAGGGCATGGACGGCAGCGATCACCGCCCCACCGGAAGTGACGACATCCTCCACGATCGTCAGGCGTTTGCCCGCGATGTCGGCGCCTTCGGCCAGCTGGCAGGTGCCGTATGCCTTGGCTTCTTTGCGAACGAATACGGCCGGCAGGCCCGTCACGGCGGACAGCATGGTCACCACCGGAATCCCGCCCATCTCCAGGCCAGCCAGATACTCCGTATCGGCGGGAACGTGGGGAGCGAGGCTTTCGGCCACGGCCCGCAGAATGCGCGGGTCGGACTCGAAACGGTACTTGTCGAAGTAGGAGTCGCTGACCACGCCGGAACGGAGCGTGAACGAACCGCTCAGCAAGGCTGCGTCCCGGATGGCGTGCGCCAGTTCGCTGCGGTTCAAGCCTCTTCCCGCTGGAAGGCCACCTGACCGTTCACCACGGTCAGCACCGGCCAGCCTTTGAGCATCTGGCCCTGCCAGGGCGTGAATTTCGCCTTGCTCTTGAACCCGGCGGGGTTCACTTCGCGTTCTGTGGTCAGGTCGAGCACCACCAGATCGGCGGGAGCGCCCGCTTCCAGCGTGGGTTCAGGCCAGCCCATCACGCGGGCGGGGGCAGCGGTCATCAGGTCGAGGAGTTTCTCCAGGCCCAGCTTCGCGCCAAACTTCGTCCACATGATCGGGAAGGCGATCTCGATGTAGGCGATGCCGCTGGGGGCTTCCAGCAGGTCGCGTTCCTTCTCGGCCTTCGTGTGGGGCGCGTGGTCGGTGGCGATGCAGTCCACGCTGCCGTCCAGCAGCCCTTCCAGCAGATAATCGGCGTCCGCACGGCTGCGCAGGGGCGGGGCGACCTTGTACATGGCGTCGAAGCTGCGCAGGGCCTCGTCGGTCAGGTCGAGATGGTGCGGGCAGACCTCACAGGTGACGGGCAGGCCGCGTTTTTTCGCCTCGCGCACGATGTCCAGTTCACGCGCCGTCGAGAGGTGCTGCACGTGCAGCCGCGCTCCCGTCAGGGCCACGAGTTCCATGTCGCGGGCCACGCGGGCCGCCGCCGCCGCCGCCGGGTTGCCGGGCAGGCCCAGTTCCTCGGACACCACGCCCTCGTTCATCACGCCGCCTGCGCGTAGGCCAGCATCCTCGGCGTGCACGCTGATCACCATGTTCAGGGACTTGGCATATTCCAGCCCCAGGCGCAGCACCCGGGCGTTCTCGTTGGTCAGGCCGTCATCCGTGAACATCACTGCCCCGGCGTCCTTCAGGTAACTCAGTTCGGCCAGCCCCTCTCCCAGCTGGCCCTTCGTGAGCGCCGCCGCCGGTTTCAGGCGCGCAAATCCCAGGCCGTTCGCCTTTTCGATCAGGCTTTGCACCAGCGCCGGATCGTCGATCACGGGCCGCGTGTTCGGCATGCACACCACTGTGCCGTAGCCGCCCGCCGCCGCCGCCGCGAGGCCGGACGCCAGGTCTTCCTTCTCGGTCTGCCCCGGCTCGCGCAGGTGGGCGTGCAACTCGATCAGGGCCGGCGCCAGCGTGCCGCCCTGCCCGTCAATCACCTCACCTTCGTCACCCAGGTTCCAGCCCTTGATTTTTCCGTCCTCAACGGTTACGGACTCCAGTTGCTCAGAACCCACACGCTTGATGTTTGTAATCGTTAACGTCATTGTTGACCTCTTCTTTCGTGAATTAACGGCTTCTGTCTCTCAGCACTTCAAAGCCAACGAACTCGTAGTCCTGCAATTCCTCGACCTTCACGCCCCGTTGAATCAGTGGCGGGGTCTTCCAGCCCAGGTGCGCTCCGCAGGTCGTGAGCCCATTCACATAAGTCACTTCGGTGCTCACTGTGCGGTCGGCCGCGCGGCTCAGCTGGACTTCCAGACGAGGGTAATAAATGGTCTCCACCTGCTCGACCCGCCCGGTCGGCTTGTGGCGGTACGTCTCGCGCACTTCGGCGTTCAGGGGTTGAAACGCGCACTTCCTGAAACCCAGGCGGGCATCACTGTGCAGCCCGAACTGGGCGCAGGTGGGTTGCCCGAACTGCTTTTGCACGTCCGCCGCACGCTCCACCACCTGCAACACCCGCATTTGCAGCGTCTCGAACGCCGTTTCCCTGTCCACGTACACCACCACACTGCCGCCTTTCACGGGCTGCACCATGACCGACAGCCCCGCCTGCCCGGACGGAAAGAGAAACCGGTTGCGCCCCTGCGTCACCGCGGCCTGCCCATAAAACACGAGGCTCAGCAGCCGGGCCACCTCGGCAGGAGCGTCACGGAACTCGGCGCACGAGACCTTCAGCTGTGGGCTGGAAGGCTGGCACACCTTCTGAACCTGGCTGTCCAGCGGAACCCAGGAGAACGGCCCTGCTTCCCGCACCTGCCCCACGCCCCCCGCTTGCGGTGTGGGTACAGGTGCAGCGGCTACAGGTGAAACTGCCTCCACTCCCAGCACGCCCCAGAACGCCTCGCCGGACAGGCGCACCAGCCTGGCATTCAACTTCTGGACGGCCCTGACCTGCGGTGAATCCGGCCCATAGACTGCCGGGGAACACGCGCCCACCCAGGCCTTCAGCATAAGCAGCGTGGTGAAGGCGGCGGCCCGCTTCACTTGCCCCCCGGCAGTTCTGAAACCGGCACGCGCCGCACGCCCTGGGCGTCACTCAGCACGGCGATGTCGCCATTGAACACCGCCGCGATCAGGGCGTTTCCGGCAGCGTCCGTCTGCGCGCTGCAGCGCTCCAGGTTCAGGAACTTGCTGGTTTTCTTCATGCCGAACAGGTCGTCCGTGCAGGGCGTGGGCGGCACGGCCTTGCCCGTTTCGTAGTAGGCGTTGCTGACCGCCACGCGCACCAGCCGCACGTAATCCAGCGCCTCGGCCTCCGTGGAGGCGGGCGTGGCCTCGCGCTTGCAGGCGCTCAGCAGCAACA
It encodes the following:
- the pyrE gene encoding orotate phosphoribosyltransferase, with the translated sequence MNRSELAHAIRDAALLSGSFTLRSGVVSDSYFDKYRFESDPRILRAVAESLAPHVPADTEYLAGLEMGGIPVVTMLSAVTGLPAVFVRKEAKAYGTCQLAEGADIAGKRLTIVEDVVTSGGAVIAAVHALRERGAVVEHVLCVIDREQGGKAALEALNLQVTALYSKTDLG
- a CDS encoding dihydroorotase; protein product: MTLTITNIKRVGSEQLESVTVEDGKIKGWNLGDEGEVIDGQGGTLAPALIELHAHLREPGQTEKEDLASGLAAAAAGGYGTVVCMPNTRPVIDDPALVQSLIEKANGLGFARLKPAAALTKGQLGEGLAELSYLKDAGAVMFTDDGLTNENARVLRLGLEYAKSLNMVISVHAEDAGLRAGGVMNEGVVSEELGLPGNPAAAAAARVARDMELVALTGARLHVQHLSTARELDIVREAKKRGLPVTCEVCPHHLDLTDEALRSFDAMYKVAPPLRSRADADYLLEGLLDGSVDCIATDHAPHTKAEKERDLLEAPSGIAYIEIAFPIMWTKFGAKLGLEKLLDLMTAAPARVMGWPEPTLEAGAPADLVVLDLTTEREVNPAGFKSKAKFTPWQGQMLKGWPVLTVVNGQVAFQREEA